In Panicum virgatum strain AP13 chromosome 4N, P.virgatum_v5, whole genome shotgun sequence, a single window of DNA contains:
- the LOC120669272 gene encoding protein FAR-RED IMPAIRED RESPONSE 1-like: MTSTQRSESVNSTIKHGYCDNSTAIHEFAKSFLELLAHNKEKEAEEEFNSQAPVIASAFYGYDNQLSRVYTRAVYKVFASRLKSSTAFHVRPDPDKAGYYLVKNTRPPTDFPWLCHEFWVKAVVNEEIPEESEFNCECMRIEHTGLFCPHLLCVLTNLQVAHIPSRYIPKRSL; the protein is encoded by the exons ATGACTTCGACACAAAGAAGTGAGAGTGTCAATTCTACCATCAAGCATGGTTATTGTGACAATTCAACGGCAATACATGAGTTTGCGAAGTCATTCTTGGAACTTTTGGCGCATAATAAGGAGAAAGAGGCAGAAGAGGAGTTCAATTCGCAG GCCCCAGTTATTGCCTCGGCATTTTATGGCTACGACAATCAGCTTAGCAGAGTGTACACCAGAGCTGTGTACAAGGTGTTCGCGAGTAGACTCAAATCAAGCACTGCTTTCCATGTGCGTCCAGACCCGGACAAGGCTGGTTACTACCTGGTGAAGAACACAAGGCCCCCAACTGATTTCCCTTGGTTATGTCATGAATTTTGGGTGAAAGCTGTAGTGAATGAGGAAATTCCTGAGGAATCAGAATTTAATTGCGAGTGCATGAGAATTGAGCACACAG GTTTGTTTTGCCCGCATCTTTTGTGTGTGCTTACAAACCTGCAAGTGGCGCATATCCCATCCCGGTATATCCCCAAAAG AAGTCTGTAA
- the LOC120669273 gene encoding protein FAR1-RELATED SEQUENCE 5-like: MTKRMRAHKVEDPSVMNLVDTMHASQVPHPNVMRVLRSVAGGVENLHLTERDVQNRRAAHVREERMDDIPKLLAFFRECKANNPQFFYEFQLDDKNVVKNVFWSHASQQGDYADYSSVVTFDTTYRTNQYSMPLAMFVGFNNKLQNVVFGQALLRDERADTFEWLFKQFRACMGGKDPIVIFTDQDSSIEKAINLVFQKTYHRYCRWHVTNKPIEFEQAWAPILDKYEVHESKVLMKLYDERNMWVGAYFKEIFCGTMTSTQRSESVNSTVKHGYCDNSTAIHEFAKSFLELLAHNKEKEAEEEFNSQAPVIASTFYGYDNQLSRVYTRAVYKVFASRLKSSTAFRVRPDPDKAGYYLVKHTRPPTDFPWLCHEFWVKAVVNEEIPEESEFNCECMRIEHTDM; encoded by the exons ATGACGAAGCGTATGAGGGCGCACAAGGTTGAAGATCCGTCTGTGATGAACCTGGTTGACACAATGCATGCTAGTCAAGTCCCTCACCCCAACGTTATGCGTGTCCTACGTAGTGTTGCGGGTGGGGTTGAGAATCTACATTTGACTGAGAGAGACGTTCAGAATAG gagagctgcgcatgtTCGGGAAGAACGGATGGATGATATACCGAAGCTCCTGGCCTTCTTTAGAGAGTGCAAAGCAAATAATCCACAATTCTTTTATGAGTTCCAACTTGATGATAAGAACGTCGTCAAGAATGTCTTTTGGAGCCACGCCAGTCAACAGGGTGACTATGCAG ACTACTCTAGCGTGGTGACATTTGACACGACGTACCGCACCAATCAATATAGCATGCCTTTAGCAATGTTTGTTGGATTCAACAACAAGTTGCAAAATGTTGTTTTTGGTCAAGCATTGTTGAGGGACGAAAGAGCAGATACCTTTGAGTGGTTGTTCAAGCAATTTAGAGCTTGTATGGGGGGCAAGGATCCTATTGTTATCTTCACAG ATCAAGATTCTTCAATTGAGAAGGCAATAAATTTGGTATTTCAAAAGACGTACCACAGATATTGCCGCTGGCATGTCACGAACAA ACCGATTGAATTTGAGCAAGCCTGGGCTCCAATTCTTGACAAATATGAAGTTCATGAGTCCAAAGTGCTGATGAAGTTGTACGACGAAAGGAACATGTGGGTGGGTGCTTATTTCAAAGAGATATTCTGCGGGACGATGACTTCGACACAAAGAAGTGAGAGTGTCAATTCTACCGTCAAGCATGGTTATTGTGACAATTCAACGGCAATACATGAGTTTGCGAAGTCATTCTTGGAACTTTTGGCGCATAATAAGGAGAAAGAGGCAGAAGAGGAGTTCAATTCGCAG GCCCCAGTTATTGCCTCGACATTTTATGGCTACGACAATCAGCTTAGCAGAGTGTACACCAGAGCTGTGTACAAGGTGTTCGCGAGTAGACTCAAATCAAGCACTGCTTTCCGTGTGCGTCCAGACCCGGACAAGGCTGGTTACTACCTGGTGAAGCACACAAGGCCCCCAACTGATTTCCCTTGGTTATGTCATGAATTTTGGGTGAAAGCTGTAGTGAATGAGGAAATTCCTGAGGAATCAGAATTTAATTGCGAGTGCATGAGAATTGAGCACACAG ACAtgtaa
- the LOC120670258 gene encoding probable WRKY transcription factor 27, with the protein MEGDLGWCCSSEGNNWDLHAVVRSACSGGGRGGLAPPSASNDSSWLLQMPASKPRTSGRAGGAERSRSKRKSKKSQVSKEVTRVPVGGPPADLWAWRKYGQKPIKGSPYPRGYYRCSTDKDCKARKQVERCPADPATLIVTYTGGDHSHAVPLHRNSLAGTTRNKAQAQAQPPSPFPADEAPKSEAAPSASGTDTKSQGSPSVSAGRSPSTPRRSASLGVQYKNEEDDDAAPSSRLLLIEGTEMEAEEDDVLVYLMPEEETAPAGTGNGSGCEDVMLLPKPDEHPPTTCTSSRTNGGGGEAAQVMNIGGNVLYLGPLGMGGCVGAATSSRGLT; encoded by the exons ATGGAGGGCGATCTGGGGTGGTGCTGCAGCAGCGAAGGCAACAACTGGGACCTGCACGCCGTCGTGCGCTCcgcctgcagcggcggcggccggggcggtcTCGCCCCGCCGTCGGCCTCAAACGACTCCTCCTGGCTCCTCCAAATGCCGGCGAGTAAGCCGCGAACATCCGGCCGTGCCGGCGGTGCCGAGCGCTCTCGGTCCAAGAGAAA GAGCAAGAAGAGCCAGGTGAGCAAGGAGGTGACGCGGGTGCCGGTGGGCGGGCCGCCAGCAGACCTTTGGGCGTGGCGCAAGTACGGGCAGAAGCCGATCAAGGGGTCGCCGTACCCGCGTGGGTACTACCGGTGCAGCACCGACAAGGACTGCAAGGCGCGGAAGCAGGTGGAGCGCTGCCCCGCCGACCCGGCCACCTTGATCGTCACCTACACCGGCGGCGACCACAGCCACGCCGTCCCTCTCCATCGCAACTCCCTCGCCGGCACAACGCGCAACaaggcgcaggcgcaggcgcagccGCCGTCCCCGTTCCCGGCCGACGAGGCTCCGAAGTCGGAGGCTGCGCCGTCCGCGTCGGGCACAGATACCAAGTCGCAGGGCTCGCCCTCTGTTTCCGCCGGGCGGTCGCCCAGCaccccgcggcgctcggcgtCCCTGGGAGTGCAGTACAAGAacgaggaagacgacgacgcCGCTCCCTCCAGCAGGCTGCTGCTTATCGAGGGTACAGAgatggaggccgaggaggacgacGTACTGGTCTACCTCATGCCTGAAGAAGAGACCGCTCCGGCGGGTACCGGAAACGGCAGCGGCTGCGAGGACGTCATGCTGCTCCCGAAGCCCGACGAGCACCCACCAACAACGTGCACCAGCAGTAGaacgaacggcggcggcggcgaggcagcccAGGTCATGAACATCGGCGGAAATGTTCTCTATCTCGGGCCTCTCGGCATGGGAGGCTGCGTCGGGGCGGCGACGAGCAGCCGGGGGCTGACTTAG